The Cetobacterium somerae sequence AGATGCGTCATTAGCTCAGATGGTAGAGCACACGACTTTTAATCGTGTTGTCACTGGTTCGAGCCCAGTATGACGCACCATCTTTTTGCGAGGGTGGCGGAATTGGCAGACGCACCAGACTTAGGATCTGGCGTTTCGACGTGAGGGTTCAAGTCCCTCCTCTCGCACCATATAAGATACTACAAAGTCTTGAATATTCAAGACTTTTTTTTATATATAGAAAAAAGGAAAAGGAGAATAGTATGGAAAGAAATATAAAGTTGACATATAGTTATGATGGAAGTGAATTTTTTGGCTTTCAAAGACAACCTGGTTTTAGAACTGTGCAAGGAGAGTTAGAGAAAGTTTTAGGAACGATTTTTAAAAATAAAATAGATTTAGTTTCTGCAGGAAGAACTGATAGAGGAGTTCATGCTAAAAAACAAGTTTCAAATTTTTATACTAGTTCAAGTATTCCTTTAGAAAAAATAAAAAGAATTATAAATGGTTTAATTCCTAATGATATATTTATATTAGATGTAGAAGAAGTAGATTTAGACTTTAGTTCAAGATTTTCAGCAACATATAGATCATATGAATACTATATAGGAGAGGATAGAAATCCTTTTCAAGCTCGATATGTTACTTTTGTTGATGAACAATTAGACTTAGAAAAATTAAATAAAATAGTTTCTCCTTTGGTAGGACAGCATGACTTTTCAAATTTTAGACTTTCAGATTGTGGAAGTAATACTACAATTAGAGAGATTTATGAAGCTAAATTTGAAAGGGTAAATGGGAAGACAATTAAATTATATGTTAAGGGCAACGCATTTTTAAAATCTCAAATTAGAATAATAGTAGGCACAGTTTTATCTATTTATTTTGGAAAAAAACCTGAAAACTACTTAACTGAAATGTTAAAAAATCCAAATGTTAAGTACGCGAAAATAGTAGCCGAACCTTTTGGCCTTCATCTGTTTGACATAGGATATTAGGAGGAGCAATGAAAATAATAGAGGTTGATGCAAAAAATAGAATATTAATAAAAAAAATATTTGATAATGAAATAGAAAGTTTTGGCATAATGGGTGGAGCAGATATGTGGATGATTATGAGTTTCATAAGATATGGAAAACTTTATGTACTATTAAATGAAGATAATGAACTTTTATCAGTTGCTCAGTATCAAGGTGTGTTAGGAAAAAAAGAAGTTTTTTTATATGGATTTTCAACTTCTTTAAAGGAAAGAGGGAAGGGATATGGAAAGATACTTTTAGAAGAAACTCATAATAGGTTGAGAAAGTTACAAATAGAAAAGGTTTATTTAACCGTAGATCCTGATAATATGAAGGCTATTAATATGTATAAAAAAGCAGGATATACAATAGAAGAATTACAAAAAGATGAATATGGAAAAGGAATAGATCGCTATTTGATGATTAAAAATTTATTATGATCTCTTGACAAAAATACTAAAAAGGTGTATATTAAATTAAAAAGAATAATTACAAAATTGTAATTATTTCAAAAGGAGGAAGCATGTATATTGAAAATATAGGTGAACATTTAAAAATACATGATATAAAACCCTCATATCAAAGAATGAAAGTATTTGAATATTTGTTAGAGAATAAAACTCATCCAACAGTTGATGAGATTTATAAGGCTTTATGTCCTGAAATTCCCACTCTTTCTAAAACTACAGTTTATAATACATTAAATCTTTTTATAGAAAAAGGAATTGCTAAAGTAATAACAATAGAAGAAAATGAAACTAGATATGATGTGGACACACATGTACACGGTCATTTTAAGTGTGTAGATTGTAAAAAAGTTTTTGATATTCCAGTGACAATAGATCAACTTATAGTTGGAGATATGAAAGATTTCAAAATTGATGAATATCATGTTTATTTTAAAGGAACTTGTCCTAAATGTCAGAATAAATAATTGTCAAATTATAAAAATATGTTTAATAATTAGAGGAGGTTGTCATGAAAGTTTATGAAATTTTTAAAGTGAAAGAAAACCCAGTATTATTAGAGGTAATTGTAGCAGATAAGGATGGTATTTCTGTAGATGGGTTAGAAATAGTAAAAGAAAAAACTCAAGATGCTTCAACTGAAAAACATGTACCATTTGTAGAAGAAAAAGAAGATGGTTACTTAGTAAAAGTTGGTAAAGAAATGGCTCATCCGATGACAGAGGAACATTATATTCAAATGATAGAAATTTGTGTGGATAACTTTTTATATAGAAAATATTTAAAGCCAGGAGATGCACCAGAAGCATATTTTAAAGTACCGAAGGGTGAATCAGTATGCGCAAGAGAATATTGTAACATTCACGGGTTATGGAGTAATTAATTATTAAGGGGGTATAAAATGGGAAAGCATATGAGATGTGTAATTTGCGATTATGTTTACGATGAATCGATAGGTGATCAAGAGAATGGAGTAGCTCCAGGAACAAAATGGGAAGATGTACCAGAAGATTGGGTTTGTCCACTATGTTATGTGGGTAAAGACCATTTTGAAGAGATGTAATTAATAATAATATCAAACCTCTTAGCAATATTTGCTAAGAGGTTTTTTTATGATATAATATATAACTAAGATATATATTTAGAAAGGAAATGTTATGAAATTAGCAGTACTAGGAAGTGGAAGTAAAGGAAATGCTCTTTTTGTAGAAACTGATAATATAAACTTATTAATAGATGCTGGATTTAGTGGAAAAAAAATAGAGGAACAATTAAAAAAAATAAAAGTAGATATTTGTAATATAGATGGGATTTTAATAACTCATGAACATGGAGATCATATTCAAGGAGCAGGAATACTATCAAGGAAATATGATATTCCAATCTATATCACAAAAGAAAGCTATGAAGCTGGAATGCTGAAAATTGGAAAAATAAAAGATGAAAATTTGAGATTTATAGAAGAAGCATTTTGGGTTGGAGATAGTATGGTATATCCTTTTGATGTGATGCACGATGCAGAAAGAACAGTAGGTTTTAGAATAGAAGAAAGTACGGGAAGCAAGGTGGCAATAGCTACAGATTTAGGGTATATTGATAATACGGTTAGAGAAGCTTTTAGAGAGGTAGATATCATGGTTATAGAGTGTAATTATGATTATCATAAGTTAATGGATTGTTCATATCCTTGGGATTTAAAGGCTCGAGTAAAAAGTAGGAATGGGCATCTATCAAATAATGATTGTGCCAGATTTATAAGGGAGTTACACCATGATAAGCTAAAAAAAGTTTATTTAGCTCATATGAGTAAAGATAGTAATGACCCAAAATTAGCTATTGATGCTGTCTTAGATGAATTAGTAAGACACAATATTGATATTTCAGTAGAAATTGCTCATCAAGATATATGTAGTGAGTTAATTAAATTTTAGGAGGAGTTATGGAGGAAATTGAAAAACTATTAGAAGAACTGAAGTTTGAAATAGGAACGACAGATGCATTAAAAGACAGCAATGAAAAAATTGTTTTAGGAACAGGGAACTTTAATGGAGCAGTACTTTTTGTAGGAGATGATTCTAATTTATATATAGATGAAAATTTAAAGGTAAGACCAGGTTCAAGTGGAGAATTTCTAATAAAGCTTTGTGATATAGTAGGTTTGCTGCCAGAGAGTTATTATATAACAACATTAACTAAATCTGAGAAAAATTATAGAGAGCTAGAAGAGAGAGATAAGAGAGATTTGAAAGAATATCTAATGATGCAGGTATCATTAATGAATCCTAAAATTATTGTAGCGCTAGGTCAAGATGTAGCAGAGTTATTATTAGAAAGGGAGTTTAAGTTTCTTCAAGAAAAAGGTAAAGTGTTAGATTGGAAAGGAGACATAAAATTATTAGTAACATATGATGCTAACTTTGCTAAAAAATCAAGAGATGATGGTGGAAAGAGATCTAAGGTAGCAGTAGAATTTTGGGGAGATTTAAAGACTATAAAAAATACCATAGAGGAGATTTAATATGAAAATTTTAGTGGTAAGGTTTAAACAAATTGGTGATGCAATACTATCTTCTGTGATATGTAAAAGTCTAAAGGAAACAATTTAAGTAATAGTAATTACACACAGTATACCTGAATAATTCCTTTAGCTATAAATTCAAGAAGAGAAAGTAAAGTTTACCCTGTAGATTTAATGAGAGAGTTAGCAAAAAAAATATTAGACGAATTTGATTGTCAAATTATTTTATACTATTCACCAAATGAAAAAGAATTTGCTAAAAAATTTCATGAAGATTTAAATTGGGATAAAAGAATAATATCAGATGTAAATACAAAAAGTATTAGGGAGTTAGGTGCGTTATTATCTAATTGTGATATATTTGTAGGAAATGAAGGTGGGCCGAGACACTTAGCCCAAGCTATAGATATTCCGAGTTTTTCTATATTTAGCCCAGGTTCTAGCAAAAGAGATTGGCTTTCAAGAGATAATAAAAGACATGAAGGGATAGAACCGAAAGATGTACTTTCAGATAAAACATATGATGATTTATCGTATGAAGAAAAATATAGATTAATTACTCCAGATATTATTTTAGAAAAAGTAAAGGAAAAAATGGAGCTTGTACCCAAATATATTGAAAAAAAATAGTGGTTATGATAAAATTTAAAAAGATATTTAAAAATGAGGAGGAGTTTTTGTGGCAGGACATAGTAAATGGTCTAATATAAAGCATAGAAAAGGTGCTCAAGACGCTAAAAGAGGAAAGCTATTCACAAAATTAGGAAAAGAGTTAACAATCGCAGCGAAGGAAGCTGGAGGAGATCCAAACTTTAATCCAAGATTAAGACTTGCAATAGATAAAGCAAAAGCTGCTAATATGCCAAAAGATAACCTAGAGAGAGCTATTAAAAAAGGTACTGGTGAACTTGATGGTGTAGATTATATGGAAATTAGATATGAAGGGTATGGTCCAGAAGGAACAGCTTTCATAGTTGAGGTTGTAACAGATAATAAAAATAGATCAGCTTCAGAAGTTAGAGCAACGTTTTCTAGAAGAAATGGAAATTTAGGAACAGATGGTGCTGTATCTTGGATGTTTCAAAGAAAAGGAGAAATCATAGTTGGTGCTGAAGGTGTGGACGCAGAT is a genomic window containing:
- the truA gene encoding tRNA pseudouridine(38-40) synthase TruA, encoding MERNIKLTYSYDGSEFFGFQRQPGFRTVQGELEKVLGTIFKNKIDLVSAGRTDRGVHAKKQVSNFYTSSSIPLEKIKRIINGLIPNDIFILDVEEVDLDFSSRFSATYRSYEYYIGEDRNPFQARYVTFVDEQLDLEKLNKIVSPLVGQHDFSNFRLSDCGSNTTIREIYEAKFERVNGKTIKLYVKGNAFLKSQIRIIVGTVLSIYFGKKPENYLTEMLKNPNVKYAKIVAEPFGLHLFDIGY
- a CDS encoding GNAT family N-acetyltransferase; translated protein: MKIIEVDAKNRILIKKIFDNEIESFGIMGGADMWMIMSFIRYGKLYVLLNEDNELLSVAQYQGVLGKKEVFLYGFSTSLKERGKGYGKILLEETHNRLRKLQIEKVYLTVDPDNMKAINMYKKAGYTIEELQKDEYGKGIDRYLMIKNLL
- a CDS encoding Fur family transcriptional regulator, which encodes MYIENIGEHLKIHDIKPSYQRMKVFEYLLENKTHPTVDEIYKALCPEIPTLSKTTVYNTLNLFIEKGIAKVITIEENETRYDVDTHVHGHFKCVDCKKVFDIPVTIDQLIVGDMKDFKIDEYHVYFKGTCPKCQNK
- a CDS encoding desulfoferrodoxin family protein, translating into MKVYEIFKVKENPVLLEVIVADKDGISVDGLEIVKEKTQDASTEKHVPFVEEKEDGYLVKVGKEMAHPMTEEHYIQMIEICVDNFLYRKYLKPGDAPEAYFKVPKGESVCAREYCNIHGLWSN
- a CDS encoding rubredoxin, producing MGKHMRCVICDYVYDESIGDQENGVAPGTKWEDVPEDWVCPLCYVGKDHFEEM
- a CDS encoding MBL fold metallo-hydrolase, with translation MKLAVLGSGSKGNALFVETDNINLLIDAGFSGKKIEEQLKKIKVDICNIDGILITHEHGDHIQGAGILSRKYDIPIYITKESYEAGMLKIGKIKDENLRFIEEAFWVGDSMVYPFDVMHDAERTVGFRIEESTGSKVAIATDLGYIDNTVREAFREVDIMVIECNYDYHKLMDCSYPWDLKARVKSRNGHLSNNDCARFIRELHHDKLKKVYLAHMSKDSNDPKLAIDAVLDELVRHNIDISVEIAHQDICSELIKF
- a CDS encoding uracil-DNA glycosylase family protein, giving the protein MEEIEKLLEELKFEIGTTDALKDSNEKIVLGTGNFNGAVLFVGDDSNLYIDENLKVRPGSSGEFLIKLCDIVGLLPESYYITTLTKSEKNYRELEERDKRDLKEYLMMQVSLMNPKIIVALGQDVAELLLEREFKFLQEKGKVLDWKGDIKLLVTYDANFAKKSRDDGGKRSKVAVEFWGDLKTIKNTIEEI
- a CDS encoding glycosyltransferase family 9 protein, with product MNSRRESKVYPVDLMRELAKKILDEFDCQIILYYSPNEKEFAKKFHEDLNWDKRIISDVNTKSIRELGALLSNCDIFVGNEGGPRHLAQAIDIPSFSIFSPGSSKRDWLSRDNKRHEGIEPKDVLSDKTYDDLSYEEKYRLITPDIILEKVKEKMELVPKYIEKK
- a CDS encoding YebC/PmpR family DNA-binding transcriptional regulator, whose product is MAGHSKWSNIKHRKGAQDAKRGKLFTKLGKELTIAAKEAGGDPNFNPRLRLAIDKAKAANMPKDNLERAIKKGTGELDGVDYMEIRYEGYGPEGTAFIVEVVTDNKNRSASEVRATFSRRNGNLGTDGAVSWMFQRKGEIIVGAEGVDADELMMAALEAGAEDVKEEDGEFTVLTDSADCNRVAEELKKAGYNVTEAEVAMIPDNKVQITDLETAKKVMALYEGLDDLDDVNDVYSNFDISDELLEQL